In one window of Microtus pennsylvanicus isolate mMicPen1 chromosome 2, mMicPen1.hap1, whole genome shotgun sequence DNA:
- the LOC142844099 gene encoding olfactory receptor 10AD1-like — translation MVLQNSSTVSEFILVGFEQSPPSTRALLFILFLALYSLAMAMNGLIIFITWTDPRLNSPMYFFLGHLSFLDICFITTTIPQMLIHLVTNNHTVSFASCLTQMYLVFGVGVAECILLAFMAYDRYVAICHPLNYAQIISRQMCVRLVLTSWIFGMINGILLDYMTFRGPFCRENHIENFFCEAPIVITLSCGDPKFSLKVIFLDAIVVLLSPMVLIVTSYARILASILSRSSSSGRGKTFSTCASHLTVVIFFYTSAMFSYMNPRSTHGPDKDKPFSLLYTIITPMCNPIIYSFRNKEMKGAMGRALGRSNLAQAESF, via the coding sequence ATGGTCCTACAGAACAGCAGCACAGTCTCAGAGTTCATCCTCGTGGGCTTTGAGCAGAGTCCCCCTTCCACACGGGCATTGCTCTTCATCCTCTTCCTGGCTCTCTACAGCCTCGCCATGGCCATGAATGgcctcatcatcttcatcacctgGACTGACCCCAGACTCAACagccccatgtacttcttccttggACACCTGTCGTTCCTGGACATCTgtttcatcaccaccaccatcccacagATGTTGATCCATCTGGTGACCAATAACCACACGGTCTCTTTTGCCTCCTGTTTGACTCAGATGTATCTGGTCTTTGGTGTGGGTGTGGCTGAGTGCATCCTTTTGGCTTTTATGGCCTATGATCGTTATGTTGCCATCTGTCACCCACTGAACTATGCCCAGATTATAAGTCGGCAGATGTGTGTTAGGCTGGTGCTGACTTCCTGGATCTTTGGGATGATCAATGGCATCCTTCTCGATTATATGACTTTTCGAGGTCCATTCTGCAGAGAAAACCACATAGAAAACTTCTTCTGCGAGGCCCCCATAGTGATTACTCTCTCCTGTGGGGACCCCAAGTTCAGCCTGAAGGTGATCTTTCTCGATGCGATTGTGGTACTTCTCAGCCCCATGGTGCTCATTGTCACCTCCTACGCCCGCATCCTGGCCTCCATCCTCAGCAGATCCTCTTCCTCGGGTAGGGGGAAGACATTCTCCACTTGTGCCTCCCACCTGACTGTGGTCATCTTTTTCTACACTTCAGCCATGTTCTCTTACATGAATCCCCGCAGTACGCATGGGCCTGACAAAGACaagcctttctccctcctctacACCATCATCACCCCCATGTGCAACCCCATCATCTACAGCTTCCGCAACAAGGAAATGAAGGGGGCCATGGGGAGAGCCCTTGGGAGAAGCAACCTGGCTCAGGCAGAGTCTTTCTAG